The proteins below are encoded in one region of Kineosporia corallincola:
- a CDS encoding ATP-binding cassette domain-containing protein: MTTTTTPATPPALSVAGLTVRYTARGEGTTAVDDVGLDIAPGQCLALVGESGSGKSTIGLAVQGLLTDPQGRGGGRVETRGTVTVGGTRLDPSVETGWRGVRGHRVTTVFQDPMSSLDPTMTIGRLLGLVTGSAAETRRWLDQVEIREPATVARSYPHQLSGGMRQRVMIALALARRPALLVADEPTTALDVSVQAQILKLLTREREQLGCGVLFITHDLGVARAVCDEVAVMRSGRIVERGPTAQVLERPTADYTARLVASRLTLDTDRHRPVGLPEPTVVASMGEALDLEHAELERRWARKALRWDDFGTSRPRTVNAPVYALELARVSKSFATGGFGRRTRKAVLHDVDLRIAAGESVALVGESGSGKSTILRIAAGLEKADRGDVVVGHRSHDGNSGGEGVQVIFQDAGSSLTPWLSVRSLLLERLGNTATGKALDARQREEHVRLALERVALPASVLDVKPAELSGGQRQRVAIARAVVVPPALLLCDEPTSALDVSVACSVLNLLNLLRHDLGLPMLFVTHDLAAARVIADRVVVISQGRIVESVPSDDLGTAITSDYGRRLLDAVLN; encoded by the coding sequence ATGACGACGACCACCACCCCGGCCACCCCACCGGCCCTGTCCGTCGCCGGCCTGACGGTGCGCTACACCGCCCGTGGCGAGGGCACCACGGCCGTCGACGACGTCGGCCTGGACATCGCCCCCGGCCAGTGCCTGGCCCTGGTCGGCGAGTCCGGCTCCGGCAAGAGCACCATCGGGCTCGCCGTGCAGGGGCTGCTCACCGACCCGCAGGGCAGGGGTGGTGGTCGCGTCGAGACCCGGGGCACCGTGACCGTCGGCGGCACCCGGCTGGACCCGTCCGTGGAGACGGGCTGGCGGGGTGTGCGCGGGCACCGGGTCACCACCGTGTTCCAGGACCCGATGTCGTCACTCGACCCGACCATGACGATCGGGCGGCTGCTCGGCCTGGTCACCGGCAGCGCCGCCGAGACCCGGCGCTGGCTGGATCAGGTCGAGATCCGCGAGCCGGCCACGGTGGCGCGCAGCTACCCGCACCAGCTCTCCGGCGGCATGCGGCAGCGGGTGATGATCGCGCTGGCCCTGGCCCGCCGCCCGGCCCTGCTGGTGGCCGACGAGCCGACCACCGCCCTCGACGTCAGCGTGCAGGCACAGATCCTGAAACTGCTCACCCGCGAACGCGAACAGCTCGGTTGCGGGGTGCTGTTCATCACCCACGACCTCGGGGTGGCCCGCGCGGTCTGCGACGAGGTGGCGGTGATGCGCTCCGGCCGCATCGTCGAGCGCGGGCCCACCGCCCAGGTGCTCGAGCGGCCCACGGCGGACTACACCGCCCGGCTGGTGGCCTCCCGGCTCACCCTCGATACCGACCGGCACCGCCCGGTGGGACTGCCCGAGCCCACCGTGGTCGCCTCGATGGGCGAGGCCCTCGACCTGGAGCACGCCGAGCTGGAACGGCGCTGGGCCCGCAAAGCCCTGCGCTGGGACGATTTCGGCACCTCCCGGCCGAGAACGGTGAACGCGCCGGTGTACGCCCTGGAACTGGCCCGGGTGAGCAAGTCGTTCGCCACCGGCGGCTTCGGCCGCCGCACCCGCAAGGCCGTGCTGCACGACGTGGACCTGCGGATCGCGGCCGGCGAGAGCGTGGCCCTGGTCGGCGAGAGCGGCTCGGGCAAGTCGACCATCCTGCGGATCGCGGCCGGTCTGGAGAAGGCCGACCGGGGGGACGTGGTGGTCGGCCACCGCTCCCACGACGGCAACAGCGGTGGCGAGGGCGTGCAGGTGATCTTCCAGGATGCCGGGTCGTCGCTGACCCCCTGGCTGAGCGTGCGCTCGCTGCTGCTGGAACGGCTCGGGAACACCGCCACCGGAAAGGCCCTGGACGCCCGGCAACGCGAGGAGCACGTGCGGCTGGCCCTGGAACGGGTCGCCCTGCCCGCCTCGGTGCTGGACGTGAAGCCGGCCGAGCTGTCCGGCGGCCAGCGCCAGCGGGTGGCCATCGCCCGGGCGGTCGTGGTGCCGCCCGCGCTGCTGCTGTGCGACGAGCCGACCAGCGCCCTCGACGTGTCGGTGGCCTGCTCGGTGCTGAACCTGCTCAACCTGCTGCGCCACGACCTGGGGCTGCCCATGCTCTTCGTCACGCACGACCTGGCCGCGGCCCGCGTCATCGCCGACCGGGTCGTCGTCATCAGTCAGGGCCGGATCGTCGAGAGCGTCCCGTCGGACGACCTCGGCACCGCCATCACCAGCGACTACGGGCGGAGGCTGCTCGATGCCGTCCTCAACTGA
- a CDS encoding ABC transporter substrate-binding protein — translation MPHRLRITALTAGLAAVVFSLAACGGSTPGAGTASGTSGGTLKLAFLGGISTPDPDTAYDGPELNLVNSAYEGLLDYRAGQAEPELVGRLATQWKANDDNTEFTFTLREGVTFHDGTAFDAAAVKASFDRRLDVDSGPAYMVKGVKSVKTSGDHEVTITLDAPNAGFLDLLASPFGPKMVSPTALEEHPWTGEEDNWFATHDAGTGPYQYGAFDQGVSYALSAYDGYWGDEPGYTDVDFDVVSNMSTVQLQLEKGEVDGLIGYTDSSAFTTLKSKPNLATYAFPSMQTPTLFVNPQSKELGDDETRTSFVSGIDFAALAQQALGDTGTSTTQVFPENLLPEADNQQKITHDSGALAQLASGKLSGGTISCGYAESSSSAQALCDNVTAMLNSAGIKAESTGYASGTYFPALAKGADGPDITFFSGFPDTANADAWGTVFYTPDGGLDLFGAEVDGVSGLLREAAKTGDTDLYSQVAAKVSESAYWYSVANSKGTAVFQDDVSGVDKAWNPVITGVLQLQTLSPSGS, via the coding sequence ATGCCTCATCGGTTGCGCATCACCGCCCTGACCGCCGGCCTCGCCGCGGTCGTCTTCTCCCTCGCCGCCTGCGGCGGCAGCACGCCCGGCGCCGGCACCGCGTCCGGGACGTCCGGCGGCACCCTGAAGCTCGCGTTCCTCGGCGGGATCTCCACCCCCGACCCGGACACCGCCTACGACGGGCCCGAACTGAACCTGGTCAACAGCGCCTACGAGGGCCTGCTCGACTACCGGGCCGGTCAGGCCGAACCCGAGCTGGTCGGGCGCCTGGCCACGCAGTGGAAGGCCAACGACGACAACACCGAGTTCACCTTCACCCTGCGCGAGGGCGTCACCTTCCACGACGGCACCGCGTTCGACGCCGCCGCGGTGAAGGCGTCCTTCGACCGCCGCCTCGACGTCGACAGCGGCCCGGCCTACATGGTCAAGGGGGTCAAGAGCGTCAAGACCTCGGGCGATCACGAGGTCACGATCACCCTGGACGCCCCCAACGCCGGCTTCCTCGACCTGCTCGCCTCGCCGTTCGGGCCGAAGATGGTCAGCCCCACGGCGCTGGAGGAGCACCCGTGGACCGGCGAGGAGGACAACTGGTTCGCCACCCACGACGCGGGCACGGGCCCCTACCAGTACGGCGCCTTCGACCAGGGCGTCTCCTACGCGCTCAGCGCCTACGACGGCTACTGGGGTGACGAACCCGGTTACACCGACGTCGATTTCGACGTGGTCTCGAACATGTCCACGGTGCAGCTCCAGCTGGAGAAGGGCGAGGTGGACGGGCTGATCGGCTACACCGACAGCTCCGCCTTCACCACGCTCAAGAGCAAGCCGAACCTGGCCACCTACGCCTTCCCGAGCATGCAGACGCCCACCCTGTTCGTGAACCCGCAGAGCAAGGAACTGGGGGACGACGAGACCCGCACGTCCTTCGTCTCCGGGATCGACTTCGCGGCGCTGGCCCAGCAGGCGCTGGGCGACACCGGGACGTCCACCACGCAGGTGTTCCCGGAGAACCTGCTGCCCGAGGCGGACAACCAGCAGAAGATCACCCACGACTCCGGCGCCCTGGCGCAGCTCGCCTCCGGCAAACTGTCCGGCGGGACGATCTCCTGCGGCTACGCGGAGAGCAGTTCCTCGGCCCAGGCCCTGTGCGACAACGTCACCGCCATGCTGAACTCGGCCGGCATCAAGGCCGAGAGCACCGGCTACGCCTCCGGCACCTACTTCCCGGCCCTGGCCAAGGGCGCCGACGGCCCGGACATCACGTTCTTCTCCGGCTTCCCCGACACCGCGAACGCCGACGCCTGGGGCACCGTCTTCTACACCCCGGACGGCGGGCTGGACCTGTTCGGCGCCGAGGTGGACGGCGTCTCCGGCCTGCTGAGGGAGGCCGCCAAGACCGGCGACACCGATCTGTACTCCCAGGTCGCGGCGAAGGTCAGCGAGTCGGCCTACTGGTACTCGGTGGCCAACAGCAAGGGCACCGCGGTGTTCCAGGACGACGTCTCCGGCGTCGACAAGGCCTGGAACCCGGTCATCACCGGCGTGCTCCAGCTCCAGACCCTGAGCCCGTCGGGGTCCTGA
- a CDS encoding thioesterase II family protein, with product MTSGTASGTASATASGTVESRWVRRHPSRSATGRRFVCFPPAGAGAGFYRDWAAHLPADCEVWAVRYPGREDRFGEPLLPDLEVMADRVAAVPDLLDGTPLWLFGHSMGALLAYEVARRTEPSGMLERLVVSGRVGRRHHRAGLLHRLDDEAFAAEFRTLGGVPDELLDDPEMRAVLLPIMRSDYRAVETYRIAPHPPLRVPVLALAGADDRHAPPGLVGDWAEATRGPFRLGVHPGGHFFLVPGLREVLRDVLAPV from the coding sequence ATGACATCCGGCACCGCGTCCGGCACCGCGTCGGCCACCGCATCCGGCACCGTGGAGAGCCGCTGGGTGCGCCGGCATCCGTCGCGGAGCGCGACCGGGCGCCGCTTCGTCTGTTTCCCGCCGGCCGGGGCGGGTGCCGGGTTCTACCGGGACTGGGCCGCGCACCTGCCCGCCGACTGCGAGGTCTGGGCCGTGCGCTACCCCGGACGGGAGGACCGGTTCGGTGAGCCGCTGCTGCCCGACCTGGAGGTGATGGCCGACCGGGTCGCGGCGGTGCCGGACCTGCTCGACGGCACCCCGCTGTGGCTGTTCGGGCACAGCATGGGCGCCCTATTGGCCTACGAGGTGGCCCGGCGCACCGAGCCGTCGGGAATGCTGGAGCGGCTGGTGGTCTCGGGCCGGGTGGGCCGCCGGCACCACCGGGCCGGGCTGCTGCACCGGCTGGACGACGAGGCCTTCGCGGCGGAGTTCCGCACCCTCGGCGGGGTGCCGGACGAGCTGCTGGACGACCCGGAGATGCGGGCGGTGCTGCTGCCGATCATGCGCTCGGACTACCGGGCGGTGGAGACCTACCGGATCGCGCCGCACCCGCCGCTGCGGGTACCGGTGCTGGCCCTGGCCGGGGCGGACGACCGGCACGCCCCGCCCGGCCTGGTGGGGGACTGGGCCGAGGCCACCCGCGGTCCGTTCCGGCTCGGCGTGCACCCGGGTGGGCACTTCTTCCTGGTCCCCGGGCTGCGGGAGGTGCTGCGCGACGTGCTGGCGCCGGTGTGA
- a CDS encoding amino acid adenylation domain-containing protein codes for MTTAKAVRPEGRPFSGPAACFAAQVAATPHAVAVVAAGQRLTYAELDRRAGELAAGLARSGVGPDHVVGVLLDRSVTALAGLLAVWRAGAAYLPLDPALPAGRIGYMLETAGVRVVLTDPAGTDRLPESFSGQSVLAGETGGEPTGVIQAGPDDRDLLAYVLFTSGSTGRPKGVQISRRALMNLLFSVRARMDAGPGQVWLAATSFSFDISMAEVWLPLITGGTVVLATGGQVHDPVALCELVATEGVTHVQATPSGWRLLLAAGFGHRSVTAITTGEACPPSLAAELARRVPVLHNLYGPTETTVWSTGVRIPAGSDGAVAIGRPLPNTRAYLLDADLAPVAPGAVGELYLAGDGVARGYAGRPDLTAERFLPEPFTPGGKRGGSRRGSRMYRTGDLARIRPDGELECLGRVDHQVKVRGHRIELGEIEESLRRHPATGDAVVVAREDAQGDRTLVAYVTPAVAGTPPQGVQEHLARELPGYMVPAAVVVLARLPLLASGKVDRHALPAPDRTAYQIADQTADQDDGEHGEARTATERLIVRICAETLGLERIGVRDRFSRLGIDSLRIVTLLGAARRAGLAVQLKTLLMSGTIEELARNLDAAAVAPRSLAGVVLRDAAHTHQVPGASLVVLRNGEIDEVVTAGALTPGGAAVTESTRFHVASISKHVTTCLTLRLVDQGLLNLDQDVNIHLRRWRVPAGFRPVTIRHLLANRSGLSATPSTWYEPGAVMPSLVGLLNGTTPEQDGPIRRESAPESTFQKAGSHWAVLQLLLEDRTGTPFAQLADEQLFGPLGLGGSTFRHDFDDRAPGQERALGHDAQGLPVPGGRRTRPTVAANGLWSTALDLARIAVDLRHAYRGEPATLLSPGAARQMLTLQHPGSFYGLGTVLDDTGGDVEFGHAGEVVGFRAISMTRVTAGTGFVALTNSDGGKSVLSAVADLISGRTTP; via the coding sequence GTGACGACGGCGAAGGCCGTGAGGCCGGAGGGCCGGCCGTTTTCCGGGCCGGCGGCGTGTTTCGCGGCCCAGGTGGCGGCGACCCCGCACGCCGTGGCGGTCGTGGCCGCCGGGCAGCGCCTGACCTACGCCGAACTGGACCGCCGGGCCGGGGAACTGGCGGCCGGCCTGGCGCGGTCCGGGGTGGGGCCGGACCACGTGGTCGGGGTGCTGCTGGACCGTTCCGTCACGGCACTGGCCGGCCTGCTCGCGGTGTGGCGGGCCGGGGCCGCCTACCTGCCCCTCGATCCCGCTCTGCCGGCCGGGCGGATCGGCTACATGCTGGAGACCGCCGGCGTACGGGTGGTGCTGACCGACCCCGCCGGAACAGACCGGCTGCCGGAAAGTTTCAGCGGGCAGTCGGTCCTGGCCGGTGAGACCGGCGGTGAGCCGACAGGCGTCATCCAGGCTGGGCCCGACGATCGTGACCTGCTCGCGTACGTACTGTTCACGTCCGGTTCCACCGGGCGTCCCAAAGGTGTTCAGATCAGTCGCCGGGCCCTGATGAACCTGCTGTTCTCGGTGCGGGCGCGGATGGATGCCGGGCCGGGGCAGGTGTGGCTGGCGGCCACGTCGTTCTCGTTCGACATCTCGATGGCCGAGGTGTGGCTGCCGCTGATCACCGGCGGCACCGTGGTGCTGGCCACCGGTGGGCAGGTGCACGACCCGGTCGCGCTCTGCGAGCTGGTCGCGACGGAGGGGGTGACGCACGTTCAGGCCACGCCGTCGGGCTGGAGACTGTTGCTGGCCGCGGGGTTCGGGCACCGGAGCGTCACGGCGATCACCACCGGCGAGGCCTGCCCGCCGAGCCTGGCGGCCGAACTGGCCCGCCGGGTGCCGGTTCTGCACAACCTGTACGGTCCGACGGAGACCACGGTCTGGTCGACGGGTGTGCGGATCCCGGCGGGGTCGGACGGTGCCGTGGCGATCGGGCGGCCCCTGCCGAACACGCGGGCCTACCTGCTCGACGCCGACCTCGCGCCGGTCGCCCCCGGGGCCGTGGGGGAGCTGTACCTGGCCGGGGACGGCGTGGCCCGGGGCTACGCGGGCCGGCCGGACCTGACCGCGGAACGCTTTCTGCCCGAACCGTTCACGCCGGGAGGCAAGCGGGGCGGGAGCCGTCGGGGCAGCCGGATGTACCGTACCGGCGACCTGGCCCGGATCCGCCCGGACGGCGAGCTGGAGTGCCTGGGCCGGGTGGACCACCAGGTCAAGGTGCGCGGGCACCGGATCGAGCTCGGCGAGATCGAGGAGAGCCTGCGCCGTCACCCGGCCACCGGCGACGCCGTGGTGGTGGCGCGGGAGGACGCCCAGGGCGACCGCACACTGGTGGCCTACGTGACGCCCGCGGTCGCCGGCACGCCCCCGCAGGGGGTGCAGGAGCACCTGGCGCGGGAGCTGCCGGGCTACATGGTGCCCGCGGCGGTGGTGGTGCTGGCGCGGCTGCCGCTCCTGGCGTCCGGCAAGGTGGACCGGCACGCGCTGCCCGCCCCGGACCGCACCGCCTACCAGATCGCCGACCAGACCGCCGACCAGGACGACGGCGAGCACGGGGAGGCCCGCACCGCCACCGAGCGGCTGATCGTGCGGATCTGCGCCGAGACCCTCGGCCTGGAGCGGATCGGGGTGCGGGACCGGTTCTCCCGCCTGGGTATTGACTCGCTGCGCATCGTCACGCTGCTCGGCGCGGCCCGCCGGGCGGGGCTCGCCGTGCAGCTGAAGACGCTGCTGATGTCCGGGACGATCGAGGAGCTGGCCCGCAACCTGGACGCGGCCGCCGTGGCACCGCGGTCACTCGCCGGGGTGGTGCTGCGCGACGCGGCGCACACGCACCAGGTGCCGGGGGCGAGCCTGGTGGTGCTGCGGAACGGCGAGATCGACGAGGTGGTCACGGCCGGCGCGCTGACCCCCGGCGGGGCCGCGGTGACCGAAAGTACCCGGTTCCACGTGGCGTCCATCAGCAAACACGTCACCACCTGCCTGACCCTGCGGCTGGTCGACCAAGGGCTGCTGAACCTCGACCAGGACGTCAACATCCACCTGCGCCGGTGGCGGGTGCCGGCCGGGTTCCGCCCGGTGACGATCCGGCACCTGCTGGCGAACCGGTCCGGGCTCTCGGCGACACCGTCCACCTGGTACGAGCCGGGTGCCGTGATGCCGTCGCTGGTCGGTCTCCTGAACGGGACGACGCCGGAGCAGGACGGGCCGATCCGCCGGGAATCGGCTCCGGAGAGCACGTTCCAGAAGGCCGGCAGTCACTGGGCCGTGCTCCAGCTGTTGCTGGAAGACCGCACCGGCACTCCTTTCGCGCAGCTCGCCGACGAGCAGCTGTTCGGTCCGCTCGGCCTGGGCGGCAGCACCTTCCGGCACGATTTCGACGACCGGGCGCCCGGGCAGGAGCGGGCTCTCGGGCACGACGCGCAGGGCCTGCCGGTGCCCGGCGGACGCCGGACCCGGCCCACTGTGGCCGCCAACGGGCTCTGGAGCACGGCGCTCGACCTGGCCCGGATCGCCGTCGACCTGCGTCACGCCTACCGTGGCGAGCCGGCCACGCTGCTGTCACCCGGTGCGGCCCGGCAGATGCTGACCCTTCAGCACCCGGGCAGTTTCTACGGGCTGGGAACGGTTCTCGACGACACCGGCGGCGACGTCGAGTTCGGCCACGCCGGTGAGGTGGTGGGCTTCCGGGCGATCAGCATGACCCGGGTGACCGCCGGCACCGGCTTCGTGGCCCTCACCAACTCCGACGGCGGCAAGAGCGTGCTGAGCGCCGTCGCCGACCTGATCAGCGGAAGGACCACCCCGTGA